In the Populus trichocarpa isolate Nisqually-1 chromosome 1, P.trichocarpa_v4.1, whole genome shotgun sequence genome, GGGTTATAGACCTAACTGGATcaaataagttggttttattttaactagACGATACAAAAATAAGCAACAACAATAGATGgactatgttttttataataaaaaaaaaagtgatcacAATAatcttggataaaaaaaatatttttccagcAAAGGATAAATGATatagctcaattctcaacccgTTAAATATGAAAGGATGAAATGAGACataaaaagaacctaaaaacaTCAACCCCGGTGAACCCGAGTTAACATGACAAACCTCTAACTCCAATAATTAGGATCGAGCAAAACCGGGTTATTCCATCAAATCTGTGATCCAGGTCATGAGATTGGGATAGCCTAATAGAGAAAATATGAAGACAAAcacaaaacctatttttttaaaaaaaaatatcaattcacgttaacttttcaaacttatGACCCGGGTCATTAGATCATAAgcatcatatgaaaaaattacaaaactcaatctCTAACAAATCAAACGCTTAAGggtgaaatcgagaaaaaaacaattatacaaaaggatctaaaataaaaaaaatacaattaaactaatgagggtgaaaattgaaataaaaaataaattagagggcaactacaaattttcaattagaggattaaattgaaaagaaaaataactttaataaaggaaaataaataaataaaatgaggatcaaattggaaaaaaataatacattgtAAAttggattgaagggtgaaattgaaaaccaataaaacgtTTACAaaaggaccaaataaaaaaataaaaaatcaaaagaataaggaccaaattgaaaaaaaatgatatatgtcAAATTGGAATTgattgacaaaattgaaaacaaataaaacttttacaaagaaccaagaataaaaataaaaaatcaaaagaataggacgagttgaaatatcaacaacaaaaagaatcAACATGTAATTTtgagggagaagagaaaaaaaaaaggagaaagttCACTAATGATAAATCACTCCATTGTCGCCAACACGCACCGCATCAGGAGAAATAGAATGCGACGGTGCTTCCAACAACATGATGAAAGGGTTTTTTTGTCAAAGTGTGCTGACGCCTCCCACACACTTGTGTGTATTTGTTGCACGCGCTAGAAGCCAAAATCTtagtattttcattttaaataataatttaacattGATAAGAGACCAAAATGCACTTGATGAAAGtggtaataaaaaatcaagcgtGAAAATACTAAAAGGCCCTTGGATAcagggtttaattttttttattataagggTGAATTTGTCactttaatgtattaaaaaaaagacattactATCCCTATTTGtcagtttataaatttttacttagAGGCAATTAGGTTCTTTtactatactttaaaaaaaatacaaaaaacacatATACCCTTTAACAATCCTTTAATCACTATTAGGATATTCAAAAAGACTTAAATACACCCAAGACCAagacatttcttcttcttttttggatgGACAAAAAGGTAACTATACTGTTACAGTAAACAAGGTGTCTTCCATGTTTTTCGAAAAAACAATTGACTTttgttaatattgatttttaatagcTAAATGATTACATCACACAGCAATACTAAATCATTAGTGATAATTTATGATCTTTGATATCCAAGAAAATTAGAGTCATGATTCATTCAATGACCTGttcataaaattgataaaaaaaaaattgcaatattTACCATCTCTTTGTAAGAAAAGTAAATTTAAGtgacttatatatattttttaaaaaataataaatatttaggtCCGTGGCAGATAAAATAAATTCGAAAGAGCACTAACAACGGCTACATTATACAACTTTTTATCTCCTTTACATGGGGTGGGGTCTACTCAAAGACAGGAATTTGGATTTGGAGGATCTTTGAGTCCAAATGTTGATATCTGGATTTGCGGTGTTAAATTGTTGGCCAGTCTTTGAAGCTATGATTTGGATAAAGGAAAGTTGCCCCACAAAACTGCTATTAcaacatttaaaagaaaaggacatcAGCCAGAAGGCAATACCGGTAgtgtttttataaatcaaaagaaaatcaagatttaGTTTTGTTCTAATACATTAGATTAACATGCTAAACTCGTAAtctgatatataaaataaaaatattttataaaaaaaaataaaaatataattttaatattaaaaaataaaattgaaaagacataaattttaaaaagaaccaTAAAAAACTTGGATTAACTTTTAAAACTTCCAGATTTTAAGATTGAGATTCCCtcgtaaaaaacaaatgaaatcaaatgtaaagaattgaaatcaaatataaaataaaataaataacaattaaaaaataaaaattaaatttaatataaaaaaataaatgaaatcaaatgtaaaggattgaattgaaaaatatattcaaataaaaaaataattcaaaacaaaataaataataattaaattttacagattaaaatatcaaagaaaaataaaattaaaaaaataaatattttttttataattatataaaaaaatttaataaaaaaaaacatgataatatAGCCGTCCACTCAGTCACTTATCCAATTCCTTCCACAGCATTCTAGACTCATCACTGCTTGACATCCAAGCTATCTCCTGTTCTTGCATATGCTCAACTATTAAACAGAGTCATCAAATGCTAAATAGACCACAATTGACAACTGCCTGCCGACACCACTTATTACCACACATCTTTTCAGTAAAATTTGTGATTTAAGTGGGCATGGTGGGGCAGGATATACTTCCCTTCCTGAAGAAATTAGAAGGGGGTGACAAAACGTGTACTTTCTGGTAAAAAAATACGGATAAATTTGccaattatcattaaaaaaaataattaataataaagcaaaaaaaaatttaatacttgtgtgttttttacggtattaattatatttttttattgataataaatataataaaattaaaaatgagctCGCAGTTCATAATCACGATAtcaattaaactttatgattatttaattgattatttcatATAGTTTTGATTAACAATGAGAAATAAAGGTAAAcagtgaaattttaaaattttaattagtataaattggacaaatatatatatagaaattataCCCATACACGATATAGGCTATTGTCCCCAtcaaaatctaacaaaaaaaaatatttttttatgagatttattatttattttgttaatctgaaatttaatttaattaataattctgaagagttaaaattttacaaatttaaaaggCATGCTTAGGCCatcataagaagaaaaagagtaGTTTTTGCGAGCACTTcattataataatcaaaatgTGTGCTTGAGAAAGATTCTTATCCCCaactattttgatatgttaggTTAACTGTACACAAATGAAATGTTCGATAGTGGGCATTAGCACTTGTCCTTTCTtcgttttttaaaagtttaccagacaattaaaactttttaaaaaaaaatccatagaaGGATCCCTCTCTGAAATATTCTTACTTTGTCTCTTCTTGGTCTCATGTGTTGGTGTCCATGGACTCTGTAcacaaaaagagagagggatGGTAAGGGATTCTTGTTCCCATCTTACAGCAATCTTCTTCAGACTTTTCTCATGTCTGTCATTTTGTTCAGGCAGACAGCTATTCTCTCTTTGCCATGGAGGATGACAAAAGACACGCACACGAAATATCTTTCTAACAAGTAAGCCATATCTAATAGCAATGCTGGGCTGCTGCCTGGCTTGCAGTTGCAGGTGATCTGAGAAAGCTATATATGATTAGAGCTGTGGGCTAGACTCCAGAGACACAGGTCCCAAAACCCAGCTGCTGTTCTTTGTGTTTTGATGCTAAAATCGGTGCCTCTTGTTGTCTAGCTGATTCTATTAAAAAGAACATTTGGTCCCATGTCTTAAAGTGGATGGTGGTGGGTGATCATGCTCTGAGTTCTGTCTAAatgtcggttttttttatatgcattctttatcttgaaaaaaatatatttgaaaatatattaaaacgatattttttattttttattttttatttttaaaattttatttttaacaaattacttttttaaaaaaaggcatTCACCGTACCAGCCAACAGCTCAAAAGCGAATTGAATACAAGATAGACAGACGCCATGAATGCCATTTGAAAGGCGCAAATACACTCAGTAAGATTTGTGGCGAAGATAGAGGCTCTAGATTACTATCATTACGTTGACAATTCACCATTTCTCCCTAAAACacacttttaatttaatatttaacctCCTCTTAGAAGAATAAAAGTGTAGTGTActagagattaatttttaaaatattttttatttaaaattttttttaaaaaaaaatatttaaaaaaaaaaacaaaaaaacacactttaaaaatacaaaaacaaaaacaaagggaaaaagGATTTGTTCAGACCTAACTCGACATGCAGTAATGCAGCCCAATATCCACGGACAAAATAATCTGATAGACTAAAGCTAACATAGAAACTTAAGCGTGAAAATTTCCAATCTGTAAAGACGAATATTACATTTCCAGACCGCAAGATATTTACAGACACAAGAAACATATACCCCATCCCCAGCCCTACCtgcaaataccaaaaaaaatgcaGAGACTCTAGCCCTACGGTTTTAACTTCCACCACTACTTAGAACCCAGTCAATGTCTTTTTTTGAGTCTCCTTAGGTAGTTAGCTCTAAAAAACCGAGCTGTTAATCAGCCAGTGCCTCCTGTCTCTCCAACTTAAACCATCCCCGGAGCCCAAAAACTACTATAACCGCAAACAAATAACCAAcaacaaaggtaaaaaaacaaaaaaacaaagagagtgaGAGAATAAGAAATGTGGGAAATGGGAAGTTCAATGATTCAGTTCTCTGCTGAATCTGAGCTTAATACAGTCCCTTCACCTTTAATGGGTAGCATGGGAAGTTTGCTTCCTGGACCCATCCTTTTCACATCCTGACTTGAGCATATGTAGATTCTTCTCACCATGTTACAGAACTCACTGCATCAAATACAGCCAACCAATGAGTATCATAATACGCAACAGGTAAAAGAATTGTCTATGAAGTTTTGATGCAAGTTTTACTAGATTGTGAACATCAAAACTACATTATACTTACGGCCACGGATCGTCACCGACAAGCATCATATCACCTTCATCATCAGTATAGACGATTTCCCACTTATCCCGAGGGTGAAGCTGTCCCTTAATGTCAAATAACTGCTCCAGCTCATCTATAAGCTGACTGTACCCCTTAAGCATGGTCAAGTCCACGGCCCGACCAACAGCAATCCCCTGCATTTGAACCTACAGGAAAATTCAACACCGCACAAGAAAATTCTTTTCAGAAACCTGCTGAAGAGtgcaaaaaattttaaattaaacaagaaattctTATTTTCAGTACCTTCGTGCGACTTCTAGTGGAAGTAGAACTTTGCTTGCTCTGAATTTCTTTTGGTGATTTCTGTAACTGTTCTGGTTTCTGTTCCTTGGATACTTCAGATTTTTGGTCTGAATCAACTGCAGACAGGGCACCTAGAACATGTCCTTCAGTGGCACCACTACATATACTCATCAGCTGTGCAGGCACTTCAATAGGAGTTGAACTTGAGGAATGATTTACAAGATCAATGCCAAATAATCGATAACTAGTAGGCACCTCAGATTTCCTCCCCTTATCAGATGGGTCAAGGATTGCGTCATTCTTTGACTTGGATGAGAGGGGAGTTGAATAGCCTGAGAATACAGGCCACGGGGAAACACTTTTGCTATCCTCCATGGCATCCTGAAACGGATGCTGAGAAACAATAACATGGGGAGAAGCTAACCAGCCCCCTTCAGTTTGAGTCCTTGACATAGAGTTGCTATGGCCATTAACATCAGTCTGTTTTTGATGCCACATGACGTGATTTTCATAACTTTTGCCTTCACCAGTAACACTCAGTTGAGTTAAATCATGGGACTGTGTCAATCCAGAATTCCGAGTTGATGCAGTTGAAGATAAATCTATATCGTTATGAGGGCAACCAATAACAAAAACAGTAAGAAATTGCAATGACCAACTTATTCAATGCTGAAAAGATAGGAGGAAACAGAACACTTATTTACCAAGAGCTGGAATTTCAAATGGAGGCCggggccttttatttttttgtgtaactGGTTGAGACAGATTTGTTGGCACGGAAGCCACACAGGGTTCTATCTCCCATGGTGACACCCTATCGGGTCTTGGAATAGGAGCAGGTTCATCCCATTGAACCTGGTAACGAGACAAAGTAACAGATTAATTAAATGCATCacttataatatcaaataaagagTAAAATATCAAGGTTAGAAGTTGTTACTTTCAACGACCGCCATTTAGAATCATTCCAGTGCGGAGAAAAATCTTCAACCCCAACAATCGTGCCCGAAAACCTTAACAGTCAATAATTTCAGAATTGTAAGTCACTAAAAATTTCATAGAGCATTTGCAATAGAGCTGCAACATTATAAAGGAAATGCTTAAAGCAACCATTTGCTGTAATTCTCCCACCTTCTGTCAGGAGAATCTTCACCTTCAAACCTCATCTTGAATCTCATCCCAACTACAAACTTATTGCTAACAGCCTCTAAATATTTGTTCAGGCTTATGATGAACTGGCTCGTCctgataatttaaattaaacaaagacaaatattttattgaaagaaagaaaagataaagcaATCTGACATAATTGTCAGGAATGCTTTGATAAAAAAAGCTTGCACAGTTTCTTGTGAAGACGTATTATACCTCGGCTTATAATATACCACAAAGAGAGTTAGGGTTGAAACAGCATGAGAAGCTGTTGCAAGAACTCCAAGGTGCATACTCTGACTGGAAATCACAGATGATGGCATGCTGCTCTGTTGGCAAGCAACACGCCTCACCCCAACACGCAATTCCCCATTCTCCCCTCTGGACAACCAATGTTAAACAAATAAGAGTTCCATCCGTTTTACTTTATGGAGGGCAAGACACCAACATctgaaaacataataaataccTGAGGAAGACAAATGAATCCCCAGCAACTAATCTCTTGGAGGTAACAAATGTACTCCACCCTGTGGTGAGCAAGTGCCTCCTTGGCTGAcctgttaattttattatatgtgagtgatgatttgttttttaccaaCCAATTACTTGTGCCGTAAGTCTAGTAGTCCAAGACATAGCCATTGAGAGATATCAATTTCTCTCTAAACTCAAGAATAACACATACAGATGGAAAGCACATAAAAATCCTTTACCTCTGAAAATATGCTTAAATCGCCATTCATAACCATGTAGATCCTTGGCAACCAATTCCTGAGTTGGGGTTGGTTGGGTCATATCCTTCAAAACATCCACATATAAAAAGCTGAAGTCAACATATgatcaaaaggaagaaaacaagaCTAGCACAGCACACAGGCGTACACATATTACCAGCGGAGGAAGGCATTCAGTGGCATGTTTACGAAGAACAGAAAATCCACCATGGGTGCTCGTATCAGAGGCAGTTAACACCTTGCAGAAGGAGTGAACTGTAGGTCTTGGAGGCTCAGATGAACTTGAATCAGGACTCGTAGGTTCaatttgctacagtgtttcaatgaaatttaaaaccattagagttaaatcaaaacaaatgatTGTCAACATCTCTGCAACCTGAACACTAAAAGTTTAGAAGTTAGAAAGATAACTAATCACTTCTTACATCTGATTCAGGAATTAAAGTAATCTGTGCATAAACCTCATCTGTATCTTGTTCTGCCTGGACAAATAGAAAGAAATCAACAAGAAGTTCTCAAATCAACCGTTTTGACCAGTAAATTTAGTATTTCAATCAGTCACCAAGAAAATGCACAAATCAATATGACTAAAACTAAGTCAAACATGCCTTGCATCTAAACTAATGAGTTCAGCTAAATAATATGATCACTTTCATGAAAGCCCAATTAAATGGATCGATAATCTACTTTCTCAACAacaaagcataaaaataaaaggaaatagaaTATACGCAAAGGAAACTAAGATCAGGGAGCGAAAAATACCAGCAGCTGAGTATGAATAACACGACAGAGAATCTTCGAAGGCAGATTAAACAAAGGAACCCTCTGATTCAATTCCTGATTTGTTGATGCCTCCAACTACACAAAcccaaaagtagaaaaaaatttaatctttaaccAGAAATAGCACAAACCCACAAATGGAAACGATCGAAGACTCAAAATTTCCAATTAAACCACACTAATTCGCTCCATCACTCGCTCAACAACCAACAAAAAGTTTAAAACCCAAACTTTACCTGTTCCATATGACCTTGAGGAAAATAAAACACTCTTTCTCCTCGCTTGGGAACATCCACCAGTGGACCGGCACATG is a window encoding:
- the LOC7467068 gene encoding auxin response factor 9, producing the protein MMAMNRGIGGGGGGGSLSQGNSEGCGGDDLYTELWKACAGPLVDVPKRGERVFYFPQGHMEQLEASTNQELNQRVPLFNLPSKILCRVIHTQLLAEQDTDEVYAQITLIPESDQIEPTSPDSSSSEPPRPTVHSFCKVLTASDTSTHGGFSVLRKHATECLPPLDMTQPTPTQELVAKDLHGYEWRFKHIFRGQPRRHLLTTGWSTFVTSKRLVAGDSFVFLRGENGELRVGVRRVACQQSSMPSSVISSQSMHLGVLATASHAVSTLTLFVVYYKPRTSQFIISLNKYLEAVSNKFVVGMRFKMRFEGEDSPDRRFSGTIVGVEDFSPHWNDSKWRSLKVQWDEPAPIPRPDRVSPWEIEPCVASVPTNLSQPVTQKNKRPRPPFEIPALDLSSTASTRNSGLTQSHDLTQLSVTGEGKSYENHVMWHQKQTDVNGHSNSMSRTQTEGGWLASPHVIVSQHPFQDAMEDSKSVSPWPVFSGYSTPLSSKSKNDAILDPSDKGRKSEVPTSYRLFGIDLVNHSSSSTPIEVPAQLMSICSGATEGHVLGALSAVDSDQKSEVSKEQKPEQLQKSPKEIQSKQSSTSTRSRTKVQMQGIAVGRAVDLTMLKGYSQLIDELEQLFDIKGQLHPRDKWEIVYTDDEGDMMLVGDDPWPEFCNMVRRIYICSSQDVKRMGPGSKLPMLPIKGEGTVLSSDSAEN